Proteins encoded in a region of the Onthophagus taurus isolate NC chromosome 10, IU_Otau_3.0, whole genome shotgun sequence genome:
- the LOC111413683 gene encoding organic cation transporter protein-like isoform X1, whose amino-acid sequence MSSSLNLDKLLEDLGHFGNFQKRNLLLVCFVVIFSCFPMGYIFTARDLRYRCKINGCDDIKNPNFYEPWLENAVPFKNNHPKNCYKFKSNLTENYGKNLSCPKDHFDKNVIETCDEFVYETDEITIGRDFNITCDENLWKLTIVGTISIIGELVCLPIYGYFSDKYGRKAMMIFGGLATTISGLIRSFMPTYTLYLIMEFVDTSLGSGFYSAAFILAMELVIPKQRVIGNTILACAFALGEVILGLGAWISPSWRVMLRILYAPGIFFIAYIWLSHESIRWLLSKGYKDKASEILKKIAKLNGTSISEEVISKLNVEKEEVDVPQENFIHIFKAPRLLFRLINCSYSWICCTFVYYGLTLHSVSISGNIYVNFIAVSLIEVPAYFVCNYTLSRIGRRLTLAPGFIFSGLACLAFIFVPEDQHYSRLALFLLGKFFATVAYTVLYMYTTEMFPTCLRHSLLATCSMFGRLGSMVAPQIPLLVKVWESLPLMLFGVMAISTGILSFCFPETNRVKLPDTIDEAIEMGRKKKVDVNTL is encoded by the exons atgagtTCCTCTCTAAACCTGGATAAACTTTTAGAAGATTTGGGTCATTTtggtaattttcaaaaaagaaatctccttttggtatgttttgtggtgattttttcttgtttccCTATGGGGTATATTTTTACAGCAAGGGATTTAAGATATAG gtGCAAAATAAATGGTTgtgatgatataaaaaatccgAATTTTTATGAACCCTGGTTGGAAAATGCGGTcccttttaaaaataatcatccaaaaaattgttacaaattcAAATCAAACCTAACTgaaaattatggaaaaaatCTAAGCTGCCCGAAAGatcattttgataaaaatgtaattgaaaCCTGTGACGAATTTGTTTATGAAACCGATGAAATTACAATAGGAAGAGAC tttaacatAACATGCGATGAAAACCTCTGGAAATTAACAATCGTTGGTACTATAAGTATTATTGGCGAATTAGTATGTCTCCCTATATATGGATATTTCTCAGACAA atatgGAAGAAAAGCAATGATGATTTTTGGAGGATTAGCAACTACTATATCTGGTTTAATAAGATCGTTTATGCCAACATACACcctttatttaataatggaGTTCGTTGACACCAGTTTGGGATCAGGATTTTATAGCGCCGCATTTATTTTAG CTATGGAATTGGTTATTCCAAAACAACGTGTAATTGGTAACACTATTCTCGCGTGCGCTTTTGCGCTAGGAGAAGTCATTTTGGGTTTGGGAGCTTGGATTTCACCTTCATGGAGAGTTATGTTAAGAATTCTTTACGCACCGGGAATCTTTTTTATTGCTTATATTTGGTTATCTCACGAATCTATAAGGTGGTTATTATCGAAAGGATATAAAGATAAAGCGAgtgaaatacttaaaaaaatagcaaAGTTGAATGGCACTTCAATATCAGAAGAagtaatatcaaaattaaatgtggaAAAAGAAGAAGTTGATGTACCccaagaaaattttatacacatttttaaagcTCCTCgtttattatttagattaataAATTGTTCGTATTCTTGGATTTGTTGCACGTTTGTTTATTACGGTTTAACGTTGCATTCTGTCTCAATATCTggaaatatttatgttaattttatagctGTATCGTTAATTGAGGTTCCGGCCTACTTTGTATGCAATTATACCTTGAGCAGGATTGGAAGAAGGCTGACATTAGCGCCGGGTTTTATTTTTAGCGGTTTAGCCTGTTTGGCGTTTATTTTCGTCCCAGAAG aTCAACATTACTCGAGGTTGGCATTATTTTTACTTGGTAAATTCTTCGCCACTGTTGCTTACACAGTTTTATACATGTACACGACTGAAATGTTTCCAACTTGTCTTCGACATTCTTTATTAGCAACTTGTTCGATGTTTGGTCGGCTTGGATCTATGGTAGCACCACAAATACCACTTTTG GTTAAAGTTTGGGAATCTCTTCCTTTGATGTTGTTTGGTGTTATGGCAATAAGTACGGgaattttatcgttttgtttTCCTGAAACTAACAGGGTGAAATTACCGGATACTATTGATGAAGCCATTGAGATGGGGAGAAAAAAGAAAGTTGATGTAAATACTTTgtaa
- the LOC111413710 gene encoding protein amalgam-like isoform X1, with protein sequence MIVVISNNFSSILFKLIQFWMIINLLNPLLAGYAWTKNRLNIEESQVEVVPEFDESALKEIHAIVGQTIVLPCTVRNLGDKVVSWIRKKDLHILTSGPISFTADNRFEALYSNVDFWGLRIRGVKLSDMGQYECQVNTDPKINFAMNLSVSDVGMRDAVDINTKYAYVASIKGPKEVYVRVGSPVTFTCEIVSQTGAHDMFFPKPRVKWLYESKEITHELDRGGISVDTDYRDRKVTSRLRVAVVTTKDGGLYACTQAATLGDSVRLIVVEAEHSEAMQRDFPVAAGNTASTPSGTVVISILLCFLVLFNILLLSEDKS encoded by the exons ATGATTGTCGTTATCTCCAATAATTTTTCATCGATTTTATTCAAGTTGATACAATTTTGGATGATTATCAACTTGTTGAATCCATTGTTAGCTG GATACGCTTGGACCAAGAATAGATTGAACATTGAAGAAAGTCAAGTAGAAGTTGTTCCGGAATTTGATGAGAGTGCTTTAAAAGAAATTCACGCCATCGTAGGACAAACTATTGTCTTGCCTTGTACAGTTAGAAATTTAGGAGATAAAGTG gTCTCTTGGATACGCAAGAAAGACCTCCACATTCTAACTTCTGGACCTATTTCTTTTACTGCTGATAATCGATTTGAAGCTTTGTACAGTAACGTTGATTTTTGGGGTTTAAGAATACGGGGGGTTAAATTATCTGATATGGGTCAATACGAGTGCCAAGTTAATACTGaccctaaaattaattttgcaatGAATCTTAGCGTTTCTG aTGTAGGTATGAGAGATGCGGTAGATATCAACACAAAATACGCCTACGTAGCTTCGATAAAAGGGCCTAAAGAAGTGTACGTTAGGGTGGGTTCTCCGGTAACTTTTACATGTGAAATAGTTTCTCAAACCGGAGCTCACGACATGTTCTTCCCAAAGCCGAGGGTTAAATGGTTGTACGAAAGCAAGGAGATTACACATGAG ctCGATCGTGGTGGAATATCGGTTGATACTGATTACAGGGATCGAAAAGTGACCAGTAGATTAAGAGTTGCTGTTGTTACAACGAAAGACGGTGGTCTTTACGCGTGCACTCAAGCAGCAACTTTGGGGGATTCTGTCAGGCTGATAGTCGTAGAGG CTGAACATTCCGAGGCGATGCAAAGGGATTTTCCTGTTGCCGCGGGAAATACAGCATCAACTCCTTCCGGTACGGTTGTCATCTCGATTTTGCTTTGTTTCCTCGTCCTGTTCAACATTCTACTCTTGTCCGAAGACAAAAGTTAg
- the LOC111413710 gene encoding protein amalgam-like isoform X2, whose amino-acid sequence MIVVISNNFSSILFKLIQFWMIINLLNPLLAGYAWTKNRLNIEESQVEVVPEFDESALKEIHAIVGQTIVLPCTVRNLGDKVVSWIRKKDLHILTSGPISFTADNRFEALYSNVDFWGLRIRGVKLSDMGQYECQVNTDPKINFAMNLSVSGMRDAVDINTKYAYVASIKGPKEVYVRVGSPVTFTCEIVSQTGAHDMFFPKPRVKWLYESKEITHELDRGGISVDTDYRDRKVTSRLRVAVVTTKDGGLYACTQAATLGDSVRLIVVEAEHSEAMQRDFPVAAGNTASTPSGTVVISILLCFLVLFNILLLSEDKS is encoded by the exons ATGATTGTCGTTATCTCCAATAATTTTTCATCGATTTTATTCAAGTTGATACAATTTTGGATGATTATCAACTTGTTGAATCCATTGTTAGCTG GATACGCTTGGACCAAGAATAGATTGAACATTGAAGAAAGTCAAGTAGAAGTTGTTCCGGAATTTGATGAGAGTGCTTTAAAAGAAATTCACGCCATCGTAGGACAAACTATTGTCTTGCCTTGTACAGTTAGAAATTTAGGAGATAAAGTG gTCTCTTGGATACGCAAGAAAGACCTCCACATTCTAACTTCTGGACCTATTTCTTTTACTGCTGATAATCGATTTGAAGCTTTGTACAGTAACGTTGATTTTTGGGGTTTAAGAATACGGGGGGTTAAATTATCTGATATGGGTCAATACGAGTGCCAAGTTAATACTGaccctaaaattaattttgcaatGAATCTTAGCGTTTCTG GTATGAGAGATGCGGTAGATATCAACACAAAATACGCCTACGTAGCTTCGATAAAAGGGCCTAAAGAAGTGTACGTTAGGGTGGGTTCTCCGGTAACTTTTACATGTGAAATAGTTTCTCAAACCGGAGCTCACGACATGTTCTTCCCAAAGCCGAGGGTTAAATGGTTGTACGAAAGCAAGGAGATTACACATGAG ctCGATCGTGGTGGAATATCGGTTGATACTGATTACAGGGATCGAAAAGTGACCAGTAGATTAAGAGTTGCTGTTGTTACAACGAAAGACGGTGGTCTTTACGCGTGCACTCAAGCAGCAACTTTGGGGGATTCTGTCAGGCTGATAGTCGTAGAGG CTGAACATTCCGAGGCGATGCAAAGGGATTTTCCTGTTGCCGCGGGAAATACAGCATCAACTCCTTCCGGTACGGTTGTCATCTCGATTTTGCTTTGTTTCCTCGTCCTGTTCAACATTCTACTCTTGTCCGAAGACAAAAGTTAg
- the LOC111413683 gene encoding organic cation transporter protein-like isoform X2, protein MSSSLNLDKLLEDLGHFGNFQKRNLLLVCFVVIFSCFPMGYIFTARDLRYRCKINGCDDIKNPNFYEPWLENAVPFKNNHPKNCYKFKSNLTENYGKNLSCPKDHFDKNVIETCDEFVYETDEITIGRDFNITCDENLWKLTIVGTISIIGELVCLPIYGYFSDKYGRKAMMIFGGLATTISGLIRSFMPTYTLYLIMEFVDTSLGSGFYSAAFILAMELVIPKQRVIGNTILACAFALGEVILGLGAWISPSWRVMLRILYAPGIFFIAYIWLSHESIRWLLSKGYKDKASEILKKIAKLNGTSISEEVISKLNVEKEEVDVPQENFIHIFKAPRLLFRLINCSYSWICCTFVYYAVSLIEVPAYFVCNYTLSRIGRRLTLAPGFIFSGLACLAFIFVPEDQHYSRLALFLLGKFFATVAYTVLYMYTTEMFPTCLRHSLLATCSMFGRLGSMVAPQIPLLVKVWESLPLMLFGVMAISTGILSFCFPETNRVKLPDTIDEAIEMGRKKKVDVNTL, encoded by the exons atgagtTCCTCTCTAAACCTGGATAAACTTTTAGAAGATTTGGGTCATTTtggtaattttcaaaaaagaaatctccttttggtatgttttgtggtgattttttcttgtttccCTATGGGGTATATTTTTACAGCAAGGGATTTAAGATATAG gtGCAAAATAAATGGTTgtgatgatataaaaaatccgAATTTTTATGAACCCTGGTTGGAAAATGCGGTcccttttaaaaataatcatccaaaaaattgttacaaattcAAATCAAACCTAACTgaaaattatggaaaaaatCTAAGCTGCCCGAAAGatcattttgataaaaatgtaattgaaaCCTGTGACGAATTTGTTTATGAAACCGATGAAATTACAATAGGAAGAGAC tttaacatAACATGCGATGAAAACCTCTGGAAATTAACAATCGTTGGTACTATAAGTATTATTGGCGAATTAGTATGTCTCCCTATATATGGATATTTCTCAGACAA atatgGAAGAAAAGCAATGATGATTTTTGGAGGATTAGCAACTACTATATCTGGTTTAATAAGATCGTTTATGCCAACATACACcctttatttaataatggaGTTCGTTGACACCAGTTTGGGATCAGGATTTTATAGCGCCGCATTTATTTTAG CTATGGAATTGGTTATTCCAAAACAACGTGTAATTGGTAACACTATTCTCGCGTGCGCTTTTGCGCTAGGAGAAGTCATTTTGGGTTTGGGAGCTTGGATTTCACCTTCATGGAGAGTTATGTTAAGAATTCTTTACGCACCGGGAATCTTTTTTATTGCTTATATTTGGTTATCTCACGAATCTATAAGGTGGTTATTATCGAAAGGATATAAAGATAAAGCGAgtgaaatacttaaaaaaatagcaaAGTTGAATGGCACTTCAATATCAGAAGAagtaatatcaaaattaaatgtggaAAAAGAAGAAGTTGATGTACCccaagaaaattttatacacatttttaaagcTCCTCgtttattatttagattaataAATTGTTCGTATTCTTGGATTTGTTGCACGTTTGTTTATTACG ctGTATCGTTAATTGAGGTTCCGGCCTACTTTGTATGCAATTATACCTTGAGCAGGATTGGAAGAAGGCTGACATTAGCGCCGGGTTTTATTTTTAGCGGTTTAGCCTGTTTGGCGTTTATTTTCGTCCCAGAAG aTCAACATTACTCGAGGTTGGCATTATTTTTACTTGGTAAATTCTTCGCCACTGTTGCTTACACAGTTTTATACATGTACACGACTGAAATGTTTCCAACTTGTCTTCGACATTCTTTATTAGCAACTTGTTCGATGTTTGGTCGGCTTGGATCTATGGTAGCACCACAAATACCACTTTTG GTTAAAGTTTGGGAATCTCTTCCTTTGATGTTGTTTGGTGTTATGGCAATAAGTACGGgaattttatcgttttgtttTCCTGAAACTAACAGGGTGAAATTACCGGATACTATTGATGAAGCCATTGAGATGGGGAGAAAAAAGAAAGTTGATGTAAATACTTTgtaa